One part of the Symphalangus syndactylus isolate Jambi chromosome 1, NHGRI_mSymSyn1-v2.1_pri, whole genome shotgun sequence genome encodes these proteins:
- the RPL15 gene encoding large ribosomal subunit protein eL15 isoform X2 encodes MGAYKYIQELWRKKQSDVMRFLLRVRCWQYRQLSALHRAPRPTRPDKARRLGYKAKQGYVIYRIRVRRGGRKRPVPKGATYGKPVHHGVNQLKFARSLQSVAEERAGRHCGALRVLNSYWESHSHPGGSAVGQSRLTATSVSRV; translated from the exons ATGGGTGCATACAAGTACATCCAGGAGCTATGGAGAAAGAAGCAGTCTGATGTCATGCGCTTTCTTCTGAGGGTCCGCTGCTGGCAGTACCGCCAGCTCTCTGCTCTCCACAGGGCTCCCCGCCCCACCCGGCCTGATAAAGCGCGCCGACTGGGCTACAAGGCCAAGCAAG gtTACGTTATATATAGGATTCGTGTTCGCCGTGGTGGCCGAAAACGCCCAGTTCCTAAGGGTGCAACTTACGGCAAGCCTGTCCATCATGGTGTTAACCAGCTAAAGTTTGCTCGAAGCCTTCAGTCCGTTGCAGAG GAGCGAGCTGGACGCCACTGTGGGGCTCTGAGAGTCCTGAATTCTTACTGG gagtctcactctcacccaggtgggagtgcagtggggcaatcacggctcactgcaacctctgtttcccgggtttga
- the RPL15 gene encoding large ribosomal subunit protein eL15 isoform X1, which translates to MGAYKYIQELWRKKQSDVMRFLLRVRCWQYRQLSALHRAPRPTRPDKARRLGYKAKQGYVIYRIRVRRGGRKRPVPKGATYGKPVHHGVNQLKFARSLQSVAEERAGRHCGALRVLNSYWVGEDSTYKFFEVILIDPFHKAIRRNPDTQWITKPVHKHREMRGLTSAGRKSRGLGKGHKFHHTIGGSRRAAWRRRNTLQLHRYR; encoded by the exons ATGGGTGCATACAAGTACATCCAGGAGCTATGGAGAAAGAAGCAGTCTGATGTCATGCGCTTTCTTCTGAGGGTCCGCTGCTGGCAGTACCGCCAGCTCTCTGCTCTCCACAGGGCTCCCCGCCCCACCCGGCCTGATAAAGCGCGCCGACTGGGCTACAAGGCCAAGCAAG gtTACGTTATATATAGGATTCGTGTTCGCCGTGGTGGCCGAAAACGCCCAGTTCCTAAGGGTGCAACTTACGGCAAGCCTGTCCATCATGGTGTTAACCAGCTAAAGTTTGCTCGAAGCCTTCAGTCCGTTGCAGAG GAGCGAGCTGGACGCCACTGTGGGGCTCTGAGAGTCCTGAATTCTTACTGGGTGGGTGAAGATTCCACATACAAATTTTTTGAGGTTATCCTCATTGATCCATTCCATAAAGCTATCAGAAGAAATCCTGACACCCAATGGATCACCAAACCAGTCCACAAGCACAGGGAGATGCGTGGGCTGACATCTGCAGGCCGAAAGAGCCGTGGCCTTGGAAAGGGCCACAAGTTCCACCACACTATTGGTGGTTCTCGCCGGGCAGCTTGGAGAAGGCGCAATACTCTCCAGCTCCACCGTTACCGCTAA